GGACAATTTTGAGTGTATTTTAGTGGTCTCTCACAAGCAGTCAGTCAGTTCGCTTTCACATGCTTTTATAGCTTTTTATATCTGCTACTGTAAAGACAACTTGTGATCATTGCTTTGAcagacaaaactaattttaacatttaacaatagcTGCTGCTGCTGAAGCCCCTGTTGCAGAAGAGGGTGCTGCAGTTGAGGCTCCTACAATGGGTAAACTACCATGACTTAACAAATAAAAGCTGCTTACTAAGAACTGTTCTAATCTAGTGAACTCTCCTGAGCTGAGCACAGCACTAATGAAAGTCTAACGATTTGCTATCAGGCCCTGCTGACGAAGCTGCTCCGCCCACTGACGCTCCAGCTGAGGGTAAACCATCTTTGGTTTGATCAtacttttaatgatttaatttcagAGTTTGGGTCCAAAGGCttgttttataatttgagatACACCCTCAAAGTTACAGTTCATTAAATAAAAGCAGAGCGTACTGTATGTTGAGTGTAAATCCATAACAGTAGGTGATAAAATCTTTACACCCTAATACAGGAGAAACAAACGTTCTtttatatttgaatgaatttttctCTCAATCCTAATATTCCTGCATATTTGACCATTAGCTGCTCCTGTTGAGACTGCACCAGCAGAGGAGCCTCCTAAACCACCAACACCTCCACCTCCAGCAGGTAAACTTTACAATGTAATTCTGTCACATCCAGCCATCCAATCACTAGTCTactcatccatccatcagtcAGTCCTTCAGTccgtccatccatacatccatccatatactcacccatccatccatccataaatctgttagtccatccattcatcattcAATCCGTCAGTCCACCCATCAATCCATCCAATCACTCATGTACTCACCCATCTactcacccatccatccatccatctatccttcCCATCCAACCATCAATCtgtcagtccatccatccatcaatccatccatccataaatctgtcagtccatccattcatccatcaatccatccagtCACTCATCTACTCACCCATACATCCATCCAATCACTCATACACTgtactcatatacacacacacacacacacacacacacacaatggcggccaaaagtttggaataatgtacagattttgctcttatggaaagaaattggtacttttattcaccaaagtggcattcaactgatcacaatgtatagtcagaacgtgaaaaattactattacaatttgtaaaaaaaaaatgtcagaacttcttaagattaacatttttattgattcatagagatgacaaagaaaaacaaaacatacatacaatgaatcaacatttaacgcacactactacccctccccaatcaacaaccccactccgacccccaacaaacatctcCATAGtctcacataagtacacacacacaggaaaaaataaataataataataatatatatatatatatatatatatatatatatatatatatatatatatataaaataatcatacacatctaaaactatgCCTCTCGCTCCACAGTCcatccccgagagtcccccaaaaatgtcaaataactgccccatttcccatcaaatgtatccaagatccccagccttctacacgacaCATCCTCGAAatctgccaccctccccatctcctcgcaccactcccgaattgagggcactccagccgacttccatccccttaaaacaatctgcctgcctgtcataacactggtcaggacccaatttgtTTTATGTATACATCTCCTATATCGATGATCACTCCATCGCCCAAAACactctggggcaaaacaaaacctgagtgcccaacatgttacacacaaaactctgaaacttcagccaaaattcctggatctcagcacaccaccaaaaaacatgggccatgcctccatcctccgattggcatcaccagcgggtgggtgtgtctttaagaccaagcctatacaatctagagggggtccaatagaatctatgtaaaatcttgaattgcataaagcgcacccttgcatctctagatacagacttgacgttttttagaatcctagcccatactccctcctccagtaccaagtttaaatctttctcccataatctcttgatagaaattaaagctccgtcccccagactctgaattagcagagagtaatacactgatgtctcatgaccttttccaatagcagtaatcaccactcccagagtgtctaattcagaacttcttaaactacttcaaagagttctcatcaaaaaatcctccacgtacagcaatgacagcttttcagatccttggcattctagctgtcagtttgtccagatactcaggtgacatttcaccccacgcttcctgtagcacttgccatagatgtggctgtcttgtcaggcacttctcacacacctcacagtctagctgatcccacaaaagctcaatgtggttaagatccataacactcttttccaattatctgttgtccaatgtttgtgtttctttacccactctaaccttttctttttgtttttctgtttcaaaagttgcttTTCCTTTCTCATatactcatccatccatccatcaattggTCAGTACTTcagtccgtccatccatccatccataaatctGTCactccatccattcattcatccatccaatcactcacacaccgtacacacacacacacacacacacacacacacacatatatatatatataagtaaagtgtgtaatttccacGTCACTAGCAATTCTAAGCAGAATTAccaaaataatgataattcaaactggtttctcaaacactcccccatcttccTGTTAGcaacaggtagtcccaccccatTGGTCAAACCAATGTTGCTGTTTTGCGCCAGCCAGGATGCTCAGttctagggctgcaacaactaatcgataaaatcgataattatcgataatggaaatcatcgacaacgaatttttattatcgattagttggatatttgcagtAAGCACGGAGAAACcccgtcagtgacgtcacttcactGCCAagtaaaaatgtgttgcatgataaaactcgtttgaaaaacacgacccaagttgtccaccgcacgagagcactttataaacacttcaaagaagataataataagcatacagtttaatgtggagcggcTGCTGCGTCAGGTGCGTTTAcagagtgattgtgctgtttgaagCGCGAGAGTTATTTCTCTCCAGCGtatcacttacattttactgctgttgTATATGTTgtataatgtaaacatgttatgaattcaaaatcagccgcGTCTTTAgcaaaactgtttgttcttaccacaagcgagtctctGTTAAACTCTAACGAGTAAGCGAGCGCACATGCGCATCCGCGTCAGTCAAACCGACTGCAATGGCGAAAGGGAACGCAATCATTTTAATTAAACTGTCCAATATCATACCACGAGTTCAGTTTCCATGTAATcagttgtgcagctttcatggatatcagactgaagtctcagcagtcaaggtgtgccggtttttaaagtgttttctcctgcCCATGTAATATAGTGAGCACCGGGATGAGTCTTTTCAGCGAGAGAGTGAATTTGCGTAGGGTTTACAGAtgataatgctgaatataatgtataataatgctaagggtcctgatatttgaacgtcctcctgataatgccacatgtaatgtctgatttcactagtaaatgTATACAATGACAAACATTATTTTGCTGGATAACATACGCAATttgtttttgaaaagaatagtttagaaacatgtaatcagtgaaaatactattttaaaaactataatattaaaatacttaaatgtatataatcagtgacagtgtgcaaGCATGctgtatgtatctaacataattatgtatttttcagttgggcagaattattaatatttctattctggtgtcactatTGCCTCCTGCTGGGCTGATCTTTTGTCCCACTAGATGCCCTATGGATCAgtttactctttaatgatgagCATTTTTTTGTTAAGTTTGACAAGTTAAGCAACTGTttcgcatatgtcctgaaagtaataataataatacatttataaaattccATTTTTATCTGATTAATCAATGAATTGtagaaataatcaaagattaatcgattatcaaaataatcgataGTTGCAGCCACAGAGCCACTCAGTTTACAGTTTTTGGGGGAATAAACCTacaaaatggcttacttatagttgtttatCCACATTAAACTGACTTGTCAGTTCATAAACAAAGACACttcccattaaaaaataaattcttgttCTTCCTGTTCTCTCTTTTCTGTGCATTTCTGCATTTGTTACTTCTGCTCTAGGTTCTGTTCTAGTTTACTCATGAAACTTGTCAGTGTGACACTTCAGATATTGTTGGCTCTTGTATTGCTTGGGATGTTCCTCATTTATtactcactttggataaaagcatctgcaaaatgcttaaatgtaaatgattaagagaaagtattttaacattgttaaAATTTACACAATCTACCTTTAACATTTAATCACCCAGAAATTGATGATGTTTTTACCATGGACTAATTGTTATTTAATGTTTCTAATGAATGTGCAGTGCCCACCAGTGCTCCTCAGAGTCTCACAGTGGAAGATGTCAACGATACCTCAGTTACTCTTAAATGGAGATCCCCCGAGACTATTGGAGACTCTGGACTGGATGGATACACTGTCGAATACAGCAAGGAAGGATGTGCGTACATCCTGTCAATATTACTGATAACCTTGTGAGATTACGGGTTGTGTTACAATTATCGTACCTTCATCTTGAAAGCTAAACATGCAGAATGATCAGATGTCACCAGAAAAGTAGGTTATAACTATCTGTCATAGCACCTGTCTTTGAAATGTCACCTGCAGGCTGATTTATAACTAGCTCCTGTAAGTCTCCTTTTAAGGACGGGATGGTTTCAACCAACTGTCACTGTATCTGCACGCACCACATTTAGATTTGTGGAACTATACTGACATCACTTGTGTGTTTGAATTCATATTTAGTTTTTAACTGGGTGGATGACgcataaaaaaatttttatatgaatatttaggtaaatatttatttcaatatactgtataagggAAAATTTGTAATGGTCGCCATTTTTGAGTtaaattttttggggtgaactattcctttattagtAATATTGTTTGTTAAACTCTTCTCATCATCTGTCCATTTTTACACCATGCAGTTTCTGATTGGGTGGTCGCCAACACCAAGCTTACCATGTCCAACAGCTTTGTCATCAAGGACCTGACAACCGGAGACATGCTAAACATCCGTGTGGTGGCTGTGAATGCTGGAGGCCGCAGTGAGCCCGCCACCCTGGCTGAGCCCGTTCCCATCCGGGAGATTGTGGGTGAGTGTGGATCAAAGTGATGTGCAGTGGATGTCGTCTCCTACACTGATTACTTCATAGTGATATAAATCTCCTGTCTATTCTCTGAGCCCTGGAtaatgtggcttaatgttgaaGTTCAGATTACAGTGGGGTTCCTGAGGCCTGCAGCCTGTTGCTACCTCTCTTGACATCAATGGATTGAACAGCTGTGTGTGTACATAAATCCCACTAGCATGTGCTGACAAGAGCTTTCATTAGCATTTAAATTACAAACATAAAGACCTAAGGCAAGGCTGTCAATGCAATCTGAGCTCAGGACTGTGTGGGGTTGTAAACACATATGTTATCCTCCTAAACAAAGCAAAGGCAGTTATGCATTAGGTTTTGTGCATATGCATTGtgtatttttataagaatattttccAGCAAATAGGATCACATGAACTCAAAAGTTGGATGAGCACGAACTGATTGTATTCAGTGTTTAATTCCTTGCTGCTGCACTAGACCCTTGAACTGACTCTTGAATTGCTTGAAGTATTCTGGTCCCACTGCCCAAGTGGATCTTACCTTACCTTACCTATTAcaagaggtctgcatgggcctcaAGTTGAAGCTCTAACCCAGCCCATACCCGAGACTGTGTGTGAGCCGACCCAGCCAGTAACCTCAAATTTTAAGCCTGAACCTTACCCAAACCcgctcactctctttataatcttctccaagcaagtaaatTTGTTACAAAATGCTGCATTTTATTTAAGCATCGTAGTCAACATtcataaacatacacagttttaacaaggcacagcgaCCCTTCAGCGCACCAGAGCAGAAGGGAATTTTATCAACCATTGAAACTTTGCTGGgtgaagaacaatctggaataatgtgtaaaggcctctttgcaacctgaacttcagaacgttgaatctttgtgacacctgcactaaaaaaaatctagatgcagtgcaacaagtgaagcagaatgcaggtgtctcaagatgcatttatGAAAAATTTTGTTCTATTTATCTTGACACCGTGTATAAAGAATGCGCTGGTCCTGCGCAAGACACAGAAAAAACGCTGAGATGCTGTGCACCTGTCAAagacacacatccaacacatgtttacacagaaaaaacaagttaaaaacagcacagacagatgcAGAAACAGTTTTGGTCGATaagattgcttttggtgtgaaaaatatcaatatttaagatctttttaactctaaatcatcgcttccagtATGCTTCAGGAGAGGATgaagtccaagcggtctctcgtgtggtGTATTCATGTTGGCATATTatggatgtaatctcacgttctcctcttggttgagacatccaggataggcacacaaatgcaccattgtgagtaaagaaacagataataacagatctaaaccaaaaccaaccaagctactgtacagcgttcctccttctcacttgtaaacagcgctgctcttccagctgtgacgcacttacgtcagttctcgcgtgtttcaaatgccaatgtgattgTCACACGCGTGTACCACTGCTCACTGGAAGCATGAtttaaggttaaaaaaaagtacttaaatatttatctttttcacaccaaaagcgatgtTCATCCATTTGGGTTTAGCTCAAGGGCCTAGCAGTCtttaaaaaagtgatttttgtcccctgcacttttccaagctaaacccataccaagtccaaaatggtggatttgtatacagtattctttgcattttattactTTGGGCTGAGTGAGCGACCATCCAATCAATCACTGGTgagccgtcagtcagacagtctaatcaacgcggctTTGTTCATTTCTTCAAAGCTGCTTGCAACAATaatcatttatccatgttttttaatcGGCAtggatgttgatctaaattaataatctagagatgaggaacacacaaatgagagatatttatcagcatatcattcttgattggcagcattacgtgaaatgcactgcagaaaaaaaaacaaacaaaggacaatccttcttttaaacacacattgtaagtggagtttatatcagcgcatgagtcttcattaagttatgctttttacattatgtttgtgagtgAATAGtttggttgtttttgccaatttaagcagattactagatctgtgttaaatatgtaaagctatttttaatatcagctcctgttttttacctctatgttggtgtgcagtcgacaaactgtaggaaaaacgatagatctgctgtgttcttagaacatttactgaagcgaacagatatgtagacacacttttttatacatgaaaacacatggacattattgaaactcagcTCACGAACTGTAGGGAAATGACAGATTtgatttgttcttataatgcttacaACCTCTACAAAAgactctttgtaggtctgtagacataacaattttaaaggataaaaaatgttcttttgattattgattcagtgactaactcatttcacacaagacacacaTTTGTCACCActttctggcatcaccagaaatggtcactgaatcattaaatggatttgaacgaattttggtgaacatagtcaaaacactcgagcaacttggatacatttaaatcccacaatgcacaagcacagagtaaaaaatttacttgtgcacatgcacaattgtcattattgtaattgattaaataatttattcaaggaccagcttgtgctcagtcttttattgtcatgtgtgaaacagaagcaagtgctccacaagattcccccccccccctttaaaatgactgctacgcccctggttTAGTTGATGTATGTTGTGGTGGATGGCGGTGATTCAAGACATCATACAGGATTACATGTCAGAACATTGCCTGTTAAAAGGTTTTAAAGAACAAGGATTAGGCTTTTCACACATACAAGCATAGGCATTAGAGAAATCAGGTCAGGTATTGTAATGCATGCTGAAGGTGAGCAGAATGTGACCTAAGCTTCAAAGAGAACTGCCTGTTCAGAGAACCCACAACAGCAAAATCAAGCAATGTGTCAACAGCATGTCAAAAGTTACATCATCTCAACAATGTGTGCCACTCCACAGATAAAAGCAAGGTGTAAATTACTTCCTACCATAATGAATCAACCTGTTGCTCCTGGGAAATATCTGGAAAGTATAGTTATTTGTATGGATTACTAGATTTGTAATGCTGTACTCTCAGCAGAGTGATTGTGACACGTGTGAGGAGAGGGCAGCCAGTGAGGATTTAGATCAGAGAGGTCAAAGGCTGGGTGATGGGTAACACATTGTTGTCTACAGAGAAAGTGATCAGTGATCATATTTTCTAAAACCCTTCTAAACCAAAAGAAGCCCTGGTGAAAAGACAGACATGGCTTATGTGtttgatgctggtgtgctggtataTGGTCCCCAATAGACTCCTCAGTTATCTCAACCAGCAAAGTTACCTATGCTGATAGACCAATTAGACCAGTACCAAAACcaacactaaccagcataaaccagccttgaccagcatggaaattcattttggtttaaaatggtcttttcagcagggacattTGGTATTGATGAAGATTCATGTGTGTTTTTCAACTTCAACAATCTTCCAATAAAAGTAAACCCCTTTAAAATGGGAAATATACCAGCATGAGCCTACAAATGTGTCCCACAAAGGCAAACCACATTTACGTGCCCAAGCCTCTTTTGATAATTACCTCTCAAAGTCAGTTTGTTTGTGTACAGCCACTACAAATTAAAGGGTcggtttaaccaaaaatgaaaattctctcattatttactataTCACcacccacttgcattttaagcaccaactgagctgagatatttttcttcatatgtgttctggtgaagaaaaaaaagtcatacactccttggatatcatgagggtgagtaaataatgagagaattttcatttttgggtgaaccatccattTAAATAAGCAACTAGTTACAATTCTGTATGAAAGGATGAGTCTGTCCTTAACAAAGACTGTGCTATAATACTAACCCTGTTGACCTACAGACAGACAGGTGTGTGATGACTTTCACATTCCACACTGATCTTTTTTTGGATGCATTCCAGTGACCTAAGATGCATCGGTAGCTTCACTATGGACTAGCTCTCCCAATATACCAAGAATAAACCAGTTAAAAGGTTAATCGTAACTCACTTAAATAATTTTGCAGTTGGGTGTTTcatcaacttcgggcacttttagcactgtggacaaGTAAAGTTGCGTTAACTTTTTTTCACACATATTTGTATTATATGtgtatatttgtataattttaatttttaatttaatattatattaaaaggtttgtctactaacaatgtccaacaatgTCTTTACATGCATCACATGAgacttatgtcatttttgtcatattttctgAAACTcaccacagtgtaatttccagcacaacactcaaattctgttttctgtttaataTAATTCTATGGAgtaaatgatgctgatggaaattaaattattaacatttgttttttaataaaatgtccaactcctttgtcttgctaagactaAATTATTGGctagcattttatgtatcctaaatacataaaataatataataattttacactttttacgttatttgaaaaaaaaaataaaaaatacagcttAATTTGTAAATGACAGCAAATAAAAATACTCCACTCATGAGATATATTTACCttaaattttcattattttcttcaaacatcatttCTCATATTTCATCGTATTTcaccttttgaaaaaaaaaaacaacacaataaatattgaaatggtttatatttatttcactctttgtttagattgtcataattttaaacatcgaatgatttgtattattattagggattttcatagtttaatattgaaagtcggGGTCTGGTACAAGACTAAAACATTAAAATCTTTTCATAAAATACATTTgagaagtaccaaaaataaatgatgaagggctggtaaaaagtttccaattctgTTTTAATGTGATCTTCAAATAATTCTCTTTATATATAAAACCCTGGGACATGAacgtgcccaaagttgaagaaacactcaatTACTAAacctattttattatatgtactgtatattttgtgaactttttgttttaagaaaactGAGGTTTTGGCAATTAAAGGAAAAGTGAactacattgtttttattcatcTCAAAGCAAGCCCTTGTAACCCGGACCTTGTCACAAAAcacttccaaataaataaatgtcataaatttGCTCTTGTGGATCTCCATTCTTTCAGATCGCCCCAGGATCCGCATGCCCCGATTCCTAAGGTCAAGATATATCAAGCAAGTTGGAGAACAGATCAACCTCGTCATCCCTTTCTGTGTAAGTCAAGATTTTGTATTTATATGGCAAACAGAGATGGTGTTGTTTAGGTTACAACATATGCCACAAAGCCTCTCtaatcatatattttatatttttagggCAAACCTAAACCTGTGATATCATGGACCAAGGATGGCCAGCCTTTGGATACAAAGAAGGTAAATATCCGCAACAGCGACAAGGATAGCATCCTGTTCATCCGCAAGGCTGAGAGAGATGACTCAGGCAACTATGAGATGAGTGTGAAGGTTGACAGCTTCGAGGACAAGGCTATCATCATAATTCAGATTGTCGGTGAGGCACACGATGATCCAGAGACGGTTAATTTCAGTGCTTTTCTTGGAACATTTCTATTTCTGTCCCCCTCCCATTTTCATTCTTAGTTCATTCCTTGACACTTCTGTGTCCTGAATAAGACCTTAGAATGTAAAATGATCCAGACTAAGAAGACTAAATAAATTTTCAATGGTTGATCATCTGTGTGTAGATCTGCCTGGTCCTCCAGCCTCCATCAAGATGGTTGACACCTGGGGCTTCAATGCAGCTCTGGAATGGACACCTCCCAAAGACAATGGCAACACTGGGATCACTGGATACACTATTCAGAAGGCTGACAAAAAAACTGGAGTAAGTAACTTACATGCAACCCTGTTACAGTATGATTCCCCCcaattaaaaagatcaaataaaatccataaaattgtaAAACCCCAAAAGTGAAATCATTTGGACCCTTTATATGGCATGACTGGAAGACAAGTAAAATTTTCAATAATTTGTCAAAATTTTTGCATAGATTGTACTATTGCCACGGCTTTCAAACTGGGAGGCATGCCTCCTCAGGGGGGCACAGAGATTGATGATAAtttcaccaagtaaaatcaaaagatacataaatacaataaaaatgtatcgtGAAGATAAATTACGTTATAATACTTTTAATTTTGAGAGCACAACATGCAGAT
The genomic region above belongs to Myxocyprinus asiaticus isolate MX2 ecotype Aquarium Trade chromosome 28, UBuf_Myxa_2, whole genome shotgun sequence and contains:
- the LOC127419281 gene encoding myosin-binding protein H-like isoform X5, with amino-acid sequence MPAKPAPIKKSAKKAAEKPAETEPVPEAPPAEAPAAEAPPTEAASSETAPAADGAEAPAPEAAAAEAPVAEEGAAVEAPTMGPADEAAPPTDAPAEAAPVETAPAEEPPKPPTPPPPAVPTSAPQSLTVEDVNDTSVTLKWRSPETIGDSGLDGYTVEYSKEGFSDWVVANTKLTMSNSFVIKDLTTGDMLNIRVVAVNAGGRSEPATLAEPVPIREIVDRPRIRMPRFLRSRYIKQVGEQINLVIPFCGKPKPVISWTKDGQPLDTKKVNIRNSDKDSILFIRKAERDDSGNYEMSVKVDSFEDKAIIIIQIVDLPGPPASIKMVDTWGFNAALEWTPPKDNGNTGITGYTIQKADKKTGPKIEWMKNQMIIGDDPKYRQINNQGVCSLEIRKPCSFDGGVYTCRAKNALGEATVACKLQVKQVIFQDDKEKK
- the LOC127419281 gene encoding myosin-binding protein H-like isoform X4, whose amino-acid sequence is MPAKPAPIKKSAKKAAEKPAETEPVPEAPPAEAPAAEAPPTEAASSETAPAADGAEAPAPEAAPVETAPAEEPPKPPTPPPPAVPTSAPQSLTVEDVNDTSVTLKWRSPETIGDSGLDGYTVEYSKEGFSDWVVANTKLTMSNSFVIKDLTTGDMLNIRVVAVNAGGRSEPATLAEPVPIREIVDRPRIRMPRFLRSRYIKQVGEQINLVIPFCGKPKPVISWTKDGQPLDTKKVNIRNSDKDSILFIRKAERDDSGNYEMSVKVDSFEDKAIIIIQIVDLPGPPASIKMVDTWGFNAALEWTPPKDNGNTGITGYTIQKADKKTGEWFTVLEHYHRLNATVSDLIMGNSYAFRAFAENKVGISEAAAVTKEVAHIQKTVSAEVGVSCPVGIVYKPPEYKEHDFSEAPKFTAALSDRAATVGYTTKLLCAVRGSPKPKIEWMKNQMIIGDDPKYRQINNQGVCSLEIRKPCSFDGGVYTCRAKNALGEATVACKLQVKQVIFQDDKEKK
- the LOC127419281 gene encoding myosin-binding protein H-like isoform X2; this encodes MPAKPAPIKKSAKKAAEKPAETEPVPEAPPAEAPAAEAPPTEAASSETAPAADGAEAPAPEAAAAEAPVAEEGAAVEAPTMGPADEAAPPTDAPAEAAPVETAPAEEPPKPPTPPPPAVPTSAPQSLTVEDVNDTSVTLKWRSPETIGDSGLDGYTVEYSKEGFSDWVVANTKLTMSNSFVIKDLTTGDMLNIRVVAVNAGGRSEPATLAEPVPIREIVDRPRIRMPRFLRSRYIKQVGEQINLVIPFCGKPKPVISWTKDGQPLDTKKVNIRNSDKDSILFIRKAERDDSGNYEMSVKVDSFEDKAIIIIQIVDLPGPPASIKMVDTWGFNAALEWTPPKDNGNTGITGYTIQKADKKTGEWFTVLEHYHRLNATVSDLIMGNSYAFRAFAENKVGISEAAAVTKEVAHIQKTGIVYKPPEYKEHDFSEAPKFTAALSDRAATVGYTTKLLCAVRGSPKPKIEWMKNQMIIGDDPKYRQINNQGVCSLEIRKPCSFDGGVYTCRAKNALGEATVACKLQVKQVIFQDDKEKK
- the LOC127419281 gene encoding myosin-binding protein H-like isoform X3; the encoded protein is MPAKPAPIKKSAKKAAEKPAETEPVPEAPPAEAPAAEAPPTEAASSETAPAADGAEAPAPEGPADEAAPPTDAPAEAAPVETAPAEEPPKPPTPPPPAVPTSAPQSLTVEDVNDTSVTLKWRSPETIGDSGLDGYTVEYSKEGFSDWVVANTKLTMSNSFVIKDLTTGDMLNIRVVAVNAGGRSEPATLAEPVPIREIVDRPRIRMPRFLRSRYIKQVGEQINLVIPFCGKPKPVISWTKDGQPLDTKKVNIRNSDKDSILFIRKAERDDSGNYEMSVKVDSFEDKAIIIIQIVDLPGPPASIKMVDTWGFNAALEWTPPKDNGNTGITGYTIQKADKKTGEWFTVLEHYHRLNATVSDLIMGNSYAFRAFAENKVGISEAAAVTKEVAHIQKTVSAEVGVSCPVGIVYKPPEYKEHDFSEAPKFTAALSDRAATVGYTTKLLCAVRGSPKPKIEWMKNQMIIGDDPKYRQINNQGVCSLEIRKPCSFDGGVYTCRAKNALGEATVACKLQVKQVIFQDDKEKK
- the LOC127419281 gene encoding myosin-binding protein H-like isoform X1, with translation MPAKPAPIKKSAKKAAEKPAETEPVPEAPPAEAPAAEAPPTEAASSETAPAADGAEAPAPEAAAAEAPVAEEGAAVEAPTMGPADEAAPPTDAPAEAAPVETAPAEEPPKPPTPPPPAVPTSAPQSLTVEDVNDTSVTLKWRSPETIGDSGLDGYTVEYSKEGFSDWVVANTKLTMSNSFVIKDLTTGDMLNIRVVAVNAGGRSEPATLAEPVPIREIVDRPRIRMPRFLRSRYIKQVGEQINLVIPFCGKPKPVISWTKDGQPLDTKKVNIRNSDKDSILFIRKAERDDSGNYEMSVKVDSFEDKAIIIIQIVDLPGPPASIKMVDTWGFNAALEWTPPKDNGNTGITGYTIQKADKKTGEWFTVLEHYHRLNATVSDLIMGNSYAFRAFAENKVGISEAAAVTKEVAHIQKTVSAEVGVSCPVGIVYKPPEYKEHDFSEAPKFTAALSDRAATVGYTTKLLCAVRGSPKPKIEWMKNQMIIGDDPKYRQINNQGVCSLEIRKPCSFDGGVYTCRAKNALGEATVACKLQVKQVIFQDDKEKK
- the LOC127419281 gene encoding myosin-binding protein H-like isoform X6 — its product is MPAKPAPIKKSAKKAAEKPAETEPVPEAPPAEAPAAEAPPTEAASSETAPAADGAEAPAPEAAAAEAPVAEEGAAVEAPTMGPADEAAPPTDAPAEAAPVETAPAEEPPKPPTPPPPAVPTSAPQSLTVEDVNDTSVTLKWRSPETIGDSGLDGYTVEYSKEGFSDWVVANTKLTMSNSFVIKDLTTGDMLNIRVVAVNAGGRSEPATLAEPVPIREIVDRPRIRMPRFLRSRYIKQVGEQINLVIPFCGKPKPVISWTKDGQPLDTKKVNIRNSDKDSILFIRKAERDDSGNYEMSVKVDSFEDKAIIIIQIVDLPGPPASIKMVDTWGFNAALEWTPPKDNGNTGITGYTIQKADKKTGEWFTVLEHYHRLNATVSDLIMGNSYAFRAFAENKVGISEAAAVTKEVAHIQKTAQDRVDEESDDYRG